A window from Pararge aegeria chromosome 6, ilParAegt1.1, whole genome shotgun sequence encodes these proteins:
- the LOC120624482 gene encoding lys-63-specific deubiquitinase BRCC36-like, giving the protein MLQKVLLSTDVTLVCVQHALSTEKEEIMGLLIGEVHNNNTLVSIVSSVILRRLDKKPDRVEISEEQLVQATLRAEELAAEVGRPLRVVGWYHSHPHITVWPSHVDLATQFMYQRMDSSFVGIIFAVFLSDQTAKAPSIQITCFQSINEGSTQSRREIEIEITNNNDSLTNNNFQILTQLPAILKEEEDEAFKNEAGEIETDDIINKQHNSAVRTIAIGHIVEKVSRPMLEALVARNALNSIRLRALKKQHQELMSRLENMSCNV; this is encoded by the exons ATGTTACAAAAAGTACTCTTGTCTACAGATGTGACTCTGGTATGTGTACAACATGCCCTGTCGACTGAAAAAGAGGAAATTATGGGATTACTTATAGGCGAG GTGCACAATAATAACACTTTAGTATCAATTGTATCATCTGTTATATTGCGACGACTGGATAAAAAACCTGATAGGGTTGAAATATCTGAGGAGCAACTTGTTCAGGCTACATTACGAGCTGAAGAATTAGCAGCAGAAGTAGGGCGACCACTGAGAGTTGTAGGCTGGTACCATTCCCATCCACACATTACAGTATGGCCATCACATGTTG ATCTTGCTACACAGTTTATGTACCAGAGAATGGACTCTAGCTTTGTAGGCATAATATTTGCAGTATTCCTTTCAGATCAGACGGCAAAAGCACCCTCa ataCAAATAACTTGTTTTCAATCTATCAACGAAGGCTCCACTCAAAGCAGACGGGAAATAGAGAtagaaataacaaataacaatgATTCTCTTACAAATAATAACTTTCAG ATTTTGACACAGCTACCAGCTATATTAAAAGAAGAGGAAGATGAGGCATTTAAAAATGAAGCTGGTGAAATTGAAACAGATGATATAATTAACAAACAGCACAATTCAGCTGTGAGGACCATTGCCATAGGGCATATAGTTGAAaag GTTTCACGTCCTATGTTAGAAGCACTGGTTGCACGGAATGCATTAAACAGCATTCGTCTAAGGGCACTAAAAAAACAACACCAGGAATTGATGTCTAGATTAGAGAATATGTCTTGTAATGTATAG